A genomic region of Candidatus Blochmanniella pennsylvanica str. BPEN contains the following coding sequences:
- the ribD gene encoding bifunctional diaminohydroxyphosphoribosylaminopyrimidine deaminase/5-amino-6-(5-phosphoribosylamino)uracil reductase RibD: MTDNIILHDKRFLTRALQLAWKGRFTTMPNPNVGCVIVRNNKIIGEGYHIRAGEAHAEIHALRIAGNLAQGATAYITLEPCSHYGRTPPCTTALINAGIKRVVVAMLDPHFYARGRGLHLLQQAGIEVQHSLMLPEAESINRGFLKRIRTGFPWVKLKLAASLDGRTAMSSGESKWITSIQARQDVPRFRAESDVILSTAGTVLADDPKLNVRWECFSDEMKRIYANNQIRQPLRVIIDSANRVLPTHRVIRYEGKILLVRLKKDHRNWPSSVEQLLLSSINCHGHHRINLTELMQHLGYREINNIWVEAGATFSGVLLDIGLVDELILYQAIKFLGSDARPLCLLPNIKCLNDIKSFKLLDIKNIGPDLRLRLIPKGM; encoded by the coding sequence ATGACAGACAATATTATACTACATGATAAAAGATTTTTAACACGAGCACTTCAATTGGCATGGAAAGGACGATTTACTACGATGCCTAATCCTAATGTAGGATGTGTTATCGTTCGCAACAATAAAATTATAGGAGAGGGATATCACATACGAGCAGGAGAAGCACATGCTGAAATACATGCGTTACGTATTGCTGGAAATTTAGCACAAGGAGCAACTGCTTATATCACTCTGGAACCATGTAGTCATTACGGACGTACTCCTCCTTGCACTACTGCATTAATTAATGCAGGAATTAAACGCGTTGTTGTAGCTATGTTAGATCCTCATTTTTACGCAAGAGGACGTGGTTTGCATTTGCTGCAACAAGCAGGTATTGAAGTACAGCATAGTCTGATGTTACCTGAAGCTGAATCAATAAATCGAGGATTTCTCAAACGTATACGTACCGGATTTCCATGGGTTAAATTAAAATTAGCTGCATCTCTAGATGGTAGGACTGCTATGTCTTCTGGAGAAAGTAAATGGATTACATCTATTCAGGCGCGCCAAGATGTACCACGTTTCCGTGCAGAAAGTGATGTCATTCTTTCTACTGCTGGCACTGTTTTAGCAGATGATCCAAAATTAAATGTACGTTGGGAATGCTTTTCAGACGAAATGAAACGTATTTATGCCAACAATCAAATTAGGCAACCACTAAGAGTCATTATTGATAGCGCAAATAGAGTACTTCCAACACATCGTGTTATACGATATGAGGGAAAAATTCTACTCGTGCGTTTAAAAAAAGACCATCGAAATTGGCCCTCATCAGTAGAACAACTATTATTATCATCAATTAATTGTCATGGCCATCATCGAATAAACTTAACAGAATTAATGCAACATCTTGGATATCGTGAAATTAATAATATTTGGGTAGAAGCAGGAGCTACTTTTTCAGGAGTATTATTAGATATTGGATTGGTAGACGAACTTATTCTGTATCAAGCTATAAAATTTTTAGGATCTGACGCGCGGCCTTTATGTTTATTACCAAATATCAAATGTCTGAATGACATTAAATCTTTTAAATTACTTGACATAAAAAATATAGGACCAGATCTTCGTTTAAGGTTAATCCCAAAGGGTATGTAA
- the thiI gene encoding tRNA uracil 4-sulfurtransferase ThiI, which yields MKIVIKLSPEITIKSRAIRIFFIKILITNIKTILKKNNESASIIRNWDYLEVICNHSKYQKICAMLINIPGIHHLLLIKKHMFRSLQDIYEKIILSLNYEIQLSGKSFCVRVKRCGKHNFTSQEVEHYLGNKLCQNIGNIRVNLTKPEKTIYLEIKDNQLFIIIKRYEGLGGFPIGTQQEMLSLISGGFDSAVASYMLIRRGCKVNYCFFNLGGDMHTVEVCRVIYFLWNKFSSSHKIKFISIDFSEVIKEITAKIKDNQIGVVLKRMMIRSASLVANRYKITALITGEVLGQVSSQTLSNLTLIDSVSDHVIFRPLIAYDKEKIIDLARKIGTEILSKSVPEYCGIISKKSTAKTTKQLIEFEENNFDFTVLNRAVSQSYVIDVQNIPDQIINQHVFQVETKKILDSTDVVLDIRTEIEQEKNPLYLNNIEIKKIPFYNLIDQFSKLDPNKIYLLYCDHGIMSRLQVMYLHRQGFSNVKIYRPPR from the coding sequence ATGAAAATAGTTATTAAATTATCACCAGAAATTACAATAAAAAGCCGTGCTATACGAATTTTTTTTATAAAAATCCTCATTACAAATATTAAAACTATTTTAAAAAAGAATAATGAATCAGCATCAATTATACGTAATTGGGATTATCTTGAGGTAATATGTAATCATAGTAAGTATCAAAAGATATGCGCTATGTTAATAAACATTCCTGGAATTCATCATTTGTTATTAATTAAAAAACATATGTTTCGTTCTTTACAAGATATTTATGAAAAAATTATACTCAGTCTGAATTATGAGATTCAATTATCAGGAAAAAGTTTTTGTGTTCGAGTGAAACGTTGTGGTAAACATAATTTCACTTCTCAAGAAGTTGAACATTATTTAGGGAATAAATTGTGTCAAAACATAGGTAATATTAGAGTTAACTTAACAAAACCTGAAAAAACTATATATTTGGAAATTAAAGATAATCAACTTTTTATAATTATCAAGCGTTACGAAGGATTAGGAGGTTTTCCGATAGGTACGCAACAAGAAATGTTGTCATTAATTTCAGGAGGATTTGATTCAGCTGTTGCTAGTTATATGTTAATTCGGAGAGGATGTAAAGTGAATTATTGTTTTTTTAATTTAGGCGGAGATATGCATACTGTTGAAGTATGTAGAGTAATATATTTTCTATGGAACAAATTTAGTAGTTCTCATAAAATAAAATTTATTTCTATTGATTTTTCAGAAGTCATTAAAGAAATTACTGCTAAAATAAAAGACAACCAAATAGGAGTAGTGTTAAAACGTATGATGATACGTTCTGCATCATTGGTAGCTAATCGTTATAAAATTACCGCGTTAATAACAGGAGAAGTGTTAGGACAAGTATCGAGCCAAACTTTGAGCAACCTAACACTTATTGACAGTGTTTCTGATCATGTAATATTTCGTCCTTTAATTGCTTATGACAAAGAAAAAATTATCGATTTAGCTAGAAAGATAGGCACAGAAATACTTTCAAAATCTGTTCCAGAATATTGTGGAATAATATCAAAAAAATCAACTGCAAAAACAACAAAACAACTTATCGAATTTGAAGAAAATAATTTTGATTTCACCGTGCTAAACCGTGCAGTGTCTCAATCTTATGTAATAGACGTACAAAACATTCCTGATCAAATCATTAATCAACATGTATTTCAAGTAGAAACTAAAAAAATATTGGATTCTACTGATGTAGTATTGGATATACGAACAGAAATTGAACAAGAAAAAAATCCTCTTTATTTAAATAATATAGAAATAAAAAAAATACCTTTTTATAATTTAATTGATCAATTTTCTAAATTAGATCCCAATAAAATATATTTATTATATTGTGATCATGGTATAATGAGTCGATTGCAAGTAATGTACTTGCATAGACAAGGATTTAGTAATGTAAAGATATACAGGCCACCTAGATAG
- a CDS encoding phosphatidylglycerophosphatase A family protein encodes MFLNMISDLKLSKIWCLFATGFGLGTISWLPVGTAASLLAIPIWWILNYLFSFQFYFLFLIIGTGVGIYFCDHTSKILGVHDPKSIVWDEFVGMWMTLIIVPIHSWLWTIIAFLLFRIFDIVKPWPISWCDREIKGGFGIIIDDILASIISVCIILLLMNLYH; translated from the coding sequence ATGTTTTTAAATATGATTAGTGATTTGAAATTATCTAAAATATGGTGTTTATTTGCTACTGGTTTTGGTTTAGGTACAATTTCTTGGCTACCAGTAGGAACTGCAGCGTCATTATTAGCAATACCAATATGGTGGATTTTGAATTATTTATTTTCATTTCAGTTTTACTTTTTGTTCTTGATTATTGGAACAGGAGTAGGCATATATTTTTGCGATCATACTAGCAAAATACTTGGCGTTCATGATCCTAAATCAATCGTTTGGGACGAATTTGTTGGTATGTGGATGACATTAATTATAGTACCAATACATAGTTGGTTATGGACGATTATCGCATTTTTATTATTTAGAATATTTGATATAGTAAAACCCTGGCCAATTTCATGGTGTGATCGTGAAATAAAAGGTGGATTTGGCATTATTATTGATGACATATTAGCGAGTATTATATCAGTTTGCATCATTTTATTACTAATGAATTTATATCATTAA
- the secF gene encoding protein translocase subunit SecF, producing MSESYYKIYDFLAWKRLIFFLSIFLFFISCCTMITRGFNWGLDFTGGMLVEISSEKDVNLINIQNILVQSGFKNPIVQHFGSQKDIMIRLPLDPNENKINQHTISKVLYALRQGIVQNFFVKQVNWIGPSVHSQLINTGIIALLVALICILVYITFRFEWRLATGVVISLIYDMIVILGILSLFAIKIDSTIIAALMSAIGYSINDKIVIFDRIRENFYYTPVSKSIDIFNISLSQVLSRTIITSVTTIMVLLILLIWGGDILHGFAVTLLLGTIIGTVSSIYIASALAFKFGTARNHFIKINKK from the coding sequence ATGAGTGAAAGTTATTATAAAATTTATGATTTTCTTGCATGGAAACGTTTAATATTTTTTTTATCGATATTTTTATTCTTTATTTCATGCTGTACTATGATAACGCGTGGTTTTAACTGGGGTCTAGATTTTACTGGAGGTATGTTAGTTGAAATTAGTTCAGAAAAAGATGTAAATCTCATTAATATTCAAAATATTTTAGTTCAATCAGGATTCAAAAATCCTATCGTGCAACATTTTGGTTCTCAGAAAGATATTATGATACGATTACCATTGGATCCTAATGAAAATAAGATTAATCAACATACTATAAGCAAAGTACTATATGCCTTACGGCAAGGTATTGTTCAAAATTTTTTCGTTAAACAAGTAAATTGGATTGGTCCTAGCGTCCATAGTCAACTGATAAATACAGGAATAATAGCGTTATTAGTCGCATTAATATGTATCTTAGTATATATAACTTTTCGTTTTGAATGGAGATTAGCAACTGGAGTAGTCATATCTTTAATATATGATATGATAGTTATTTTAGGTATATTATCTTTATTTGCTATTAAAATAGATTCCACCATTATTGCTGCCCTAATGTCAGCAATTGGTTATTCTATTAATGATAAAATTGTCATTTTTGATAGAATTAGAGAAAATTTCTATTATACACCTGTATCAAAATCTATAGATATATTTAATATCTCATTGAGTCAAGTATTAAGTAGAACTATTATAACTTCAGTTACAACTATTATGGTACTACTGATACTACTAATTTGGGGGGGGGATATATTACACGGATTTGCGGTTACTTTATTACTTGGAACTATTATTGGCACAGTATCATCTATATATATAGCTTCTGCGTTAGCATTTAAATTTGGTACTGCACGTAATCATTTTATAAAAATTAACAAAAAATAA
- a CDS encoding MFS transporter, with the protein MIFALRMAGVFMILPVLTVHAVSLQGANGSSLGVAIGIYGLMQIIFQLPFGLMSDKIGRKSVIIGGLVLFILGSEIAATTNNIWGLIIGRALQGSGAIGSSLIALLLDSVQEQHHIKAMASVGMSVGIAFAASMVFGPIITNRFGLNGLFHCITILIVLAIILIYIIKPPISSHPVKNNENLFIMFNKIKHILIQSQLMKLNISIFFTHTILMLNFIVLPKIMINLGFPLSIHWKIYSIIMIISAIAVLTCIFYFEGKNCTKKILIACMNILFLSELIMSMNTLYSKMFLFGMQLFFIAFSLIETILPALINKAAQKKYKVTTISIYSIGQFLGIGFGGILGGFLLEMKGVWLVLFFSLTISLLCVIVINTLH; encoded by the coding sequence ATGATATTTGCATTACGTATGGCGGGAGTATTTATGATTCTGCCCGTTTTAACTGTTCATGCTGTTTCCTTACAAGGAGCAAATGGAAGTTCGCTAGGTGTAGCTATTGGAATATATGGCTTAATGCAAATAATCTTCCAATTACCTTTTGGATTAATGTCTGACAAAATTGGACGTAAATCTGTTATTATAGGAGGATTAGTGTTATTTATTTTGGGTAGTGAAATAGCAGCAACTACTAATAATATTTGGGGGCTTATTATTGGAAGAGCACTACAAGGATCAGGAGCTATTGGCAGCTCACTTATAGCATTGTTATTAGACTCAGTACAAGAACAACATCATATAAAAGCAATGGCGTCAGTTGGCATGAGTGTTGGGATAGCTTTTGCTGCTTCCATGGTTTTTGGGCCAATTATTACTAATAGGTTTGGGTTGAACGGATTATTTCATTGTATTACTATATTAATAGTATTAGCTATTATTTTAATTTACATTATAAAACCACCTATTTCTTCTCATCCCGTGAAAAATAATGAAAATTTATTTATTATGTTTAATAAAATTAAACATATACTAATTCAGTCACAATTAATGAAACTAAATATCAGCATATTTTTTACACATACTATTTTAATGTTAAACTTTATTGTTTTACCCAAAATAATGATAAATTTAGGATTTCCTCTTAGTATACATTGGAAAATTTATAGCATTATTATGATAATATCTGCGATCGCAGTATTGACATGTATTTTCTATTTTGAAGGTAAAAATTGTACAAAAAAGATATTAATTGCTTGTATGAATATTTTATTTTTATCTGAACTAATTATGTCAATGAATACGTTATATAGTAAAATGTTTTTATTTGGAATGCAGTTATTTTTTATAGCATTTAGTTTAATAGAGACAATATTACCTGCTTTGATAAACAAAGCAGCACAAAAAAAATATAAAGTAACTACCATCAGTATTTATTCTATTGGTCAATTTTTAGGAATAGGATTTGGTGGGATTTTAGGTGGATTTTTATTAGAAATGAAAGGAGTATGGTTGGTATTGTTTTTTTCATTAACTATATCCTTATTATGTGTTATAGTAATTAACACACTACATTAA
- the cyoD gene encoding cytochrome o ubiquinol oxidase subunit IV yields the protein MKNGYTQKSYLIGFVLSLVLTIVPFFMVTHDTINKKILINIIVFCSIMQIIIHLIFFLHLGNVSNQAWNLISLIFTIFIVFILVLGSVWIMTHLHHNLMI from the coding sequence ATGAAGAATGGTTATACACAGAAGTCATATTTAATTGGGTTTGTATTGTCTTTGGTTTTGACAATCGTTCCATTTTTTATGGTTACACATGACACAATAAATAAAAAAATATTAATAAATATTATTGTATTTTGCTCAATAATGCAGATTATTATTCATTTAATTTTCTTTTTACATTTAGGAAATGTATCTAATCAAGCATGGAATTTAATATCTTTAATATTCACAATATTTATTGTTTTTATCCTTGTGTTAGGAAGTGTATGGATTATGACACATTTACATCATAATTTGATGATTTAA
- the ribE gene encoding 6,7-dimethyl-8-ribityllumazine synthase, producing MNIIESDTIANKAKIAIAVVRFNRFVNNNLLEGALDVLKRIGHVKDENITIIWVPGSYELPLIAKALAISHKYDGIIALGTVIRGFTIHFEFVAKECSSGLSRISMENTLPIGFGLLTTDNISQAIERSGIKANNKGSEAALAVLEMINILKIIKNSS from the coding sequence ATGAATATTATTGAAAGTGATACTATAGCAAATAAAGCTAAGATTGCTATCGCGGTTGTTCGATTTAATCGTTTCGTTAATAATAATTTACTTGAAGGAGCTTTAGATGTTTTAAAAAGAATTGGACACGTAAAAGATGAAAATATAACCATAATTTGGGTTCCAGGCTCCTATGAATTACCATTAATCGCAAAAGCATTGGCTATTAGTCATAAGTATGATGGAATAATAGCTTTGGGTACAGTAATTCGTGGATTTACCATACATTTTGAATTTGTTGCAAAAGAATGTAGCTCTGGATTATCCAGAATTTCCATGGAAAACACATTGCCTATTGGATTTGGATTACTTACTACGGATAATATTAGTCAAGCTATAGAACGTTCAGGTATTAAAGCTAATAACAAAGGATCAGAAGCTGCTTTGGCTGTTTTAGAAATGATTAATATACTAAAAATAATTAAAAATAGTTCTTAA
- the nusB gene encoding transcription antitermination factor NusB, producing the protein MKAISRRRARECTLQALYSWQVSKNDVKEIERYVVTEQDIQDCNISYFHELYIGVISCAEELDKLMIPHLSRNLEKLGYIEHSVLRIALFELTKCNDIPYKVAINEAIELVKIFGAEKSHKFINGVLDKIANQLCVSTNNHIIK; encoded by the coding sequence GTGAAAGCAATTAGTAGAAGGCGTGCTCGTGAATGTACATTGCAGGCATTGTATTCTTGGCAAGTATCTAAAAATGATGTTAAAGAAATAGAACGTTATGTTGTAACAGAGCAAGATATTCAAGATTGCAATATCTCTTACTTTCATGAATTATATATTGGAGTAATAAGTTGCGCTGAAGAATTGGATAAATTAATGATACCGCATTTATCCCGCAATTTAGAGAAATTAGGTTATATTGAACATTCAGTGTTACGTATCGCATTATTTGAGCTTACCAAATGTAATGATATACCATATAAAGTTGCCATTAATGAAGCAATTGAGCTTGTAAAAATTTTTGGAGCTGAAAAAAGTCATAAATTTATTAATGGAGTATTAGATAAAATAGCCAATCAGCTTTGTGTTAGTACAAACAATCATATTATTAAATAA
- the dxs gene encoding 1-deoxy-D-xylulose-5-phosphate synthase, giving the protein MNCNSNKYPILGLINTPKELRQLSEDHLAKLCNELRQFLLTSVSKSSGHFASGLGTIELTVALHYVYNTPFDYLIWDVGHQAYPHKILTGRRERIFSIRRKNGLHPFPCRDESEYDVLSVGHSSTSISAGLGLAIAAEREMLGRRTVCVIGDGAITAGMAFEAMNHAGFTKSDLLIILNDNEMSISENVGALNNHHTHILSKKVYSNLKVDNNKILSDVLSTNTLIKHIGNQIKNFNGTSSSLFSQLGFNYIGPVNGHDVLELVYILRNIRDMKGPQFLHIITKKGCGYEPAEKDPIKWHAVPKFNPESGSLPVEHSKNITYSAIFGDWLCQVAARDNKIIGITPAMREGSGMSIFSQKYPKQYFDVAIAEQHAVTFAAGLAIAGYKPIVAIYSTFLQRAYDQVIHDVAIQNLPVLFAVDRGGIVGADGQTHQGAFDLSYLRCIPNMIIMTPSDACECKLMLYTGYRYRYGPSVVRYPKGYAVPGNLADTTKLYTLPLSKGVIRRQGNCIAILNFGTLLQSAYNVASKLNATLVDMRFVKPLDENLIKTLAKNHQVLITLEENTVMGGAGSGVNEFIMQNKLSIPVLNIGLPDFFISQGSQSEILSELGLDSIGIYKKIIKWIH; this is encoded by the coding sequence ATGAACTGTAATTCAAATAAATACCCCATATTAGGTTTAATCAATACTCCTAAAGAATTAAGACAATTATCTGAAGATCATTTAGCAAAGTTGTGTAATGAGTTACGTCAATTTCTTTTAACTAGTGTTAGCAAATCTAGCGGACATTTTGCATCTGGATTAGGGACTATTGAACTTACCGTAGCATTACATTACGTATATAATACTCCATTTGATTATTTAATTTGGGATGTAGGGCATCAGGCATATCCACATAAAATTCTTACGGGGCGGCGCGAACGTATTTTTAGTATTAGAAGGAAGAACGGATTACATCCATTTCCTTGTCGTGATGAAAGCGAATATGATGTTTTATCAGTGGGACATTCCTCTACTTCAATTAGCGCGGGGTTAGGTCTAGCAATAGCGGCAGAACGAGAAATGCTAGGACGTCGCACAGTATGCGTGATAGGAGACGGAGCAATAACTGCTGGGATGGCCTTTGAAGCAATGAACCATGCTGGATTTACAAAATCTGATTTATTGATTATTTTAAATGATAACGAAATGTCTATTTCAGAAAACGTAGGAGCATTAAACAATCATCATACTCATATTTTATCAAAAAAAGTATATTCCAATTTAAAAGTAGACAATAATAAAATATTATCTGACGTTCTTTCAACTAATACATTGATTAAACATATTGGTAACCAAATCAAAAATTTTAATGGCACATCAAGTTCATTATTTTCACAACTTGGTTTTAATTATATTGGCCCCGTTAATGGACACGATGTATTAGAATTAGTATATATTTTGAGAAATATACGTGATATGAAAGGTCCACAATTCTTACATATTATTACCAAAAAAGGTTGCGGCTATGAACCTGCAGAAAAAGATCCTATTAAGTGGCACGCAGTACCAAAATTTAATCCTGAAAGCGGATCGTTACCTGTAGAGCATTCTAAAAATATAACTTATTCTGCAATTTTTGGTGATTGGTTATGCCAAGTTGCGGCTCGAGATAATAAGATTATAGGAATTACGCCCGCGATGAGAGAAGGTTCTGGAATGAGTATCTTCTCTCAGAAATATCCAAAACAGTATTTTGATGTTGCAATTGCTGAACAACATGCTGTGACATTTGCTGCTGGATTAGCTATAGCGGGTTATAAACCTATTGTCGCTATTTATTCAACATTTTTACAACGCGCATATGATCAAGTAATCCATGACGTAGCAATTCAGAATTTGCCTGTGTTATTTGCTGTCGATCGAGGAGGTATTGTCGGAGCAGATGGGCAAACTCACCAAGGCGCTTTTGATTTATCGTATTTACGTTGTATTCCGAATATGATAATAATGACCCCAAGTGATGCGTGTGAATGTAAGTTGATGTTATATACAGGATATCGTTATCGATATGGACCTAGTGTTGTACGTTATCCTAAGGGATATGCTGTACCCGGTAATTTAGCAGATACAACAAAATTGTATACTTTACCATTAAGTAAAGGTGTGATACGTCGCCAAGGAAATTGCATTGCAATTCTTAATTTCGGAACTTTATTGCAATCAGCCTATAATGTTGCATCTAAATTAAATGCGACCCTAGTAGATATGAGATTTGTTAAGCCATTAGATGAAAACTTAATAAAAACTCTTGCTAAAAATCATCAAGTATTAATAACATTAGAGGAAAATACAGTAATGGGTGGAGCCGGAAGCGGGGTAAATGAATTTATTATGCAAAATAAGCTATCAATTCCTGTTTTAAATATTGGTTTGCCTGATTTTTTTATTTCTCAAGGTTCACAATCAGAGATACTTTCTGAATTGGGATTAGATAGCATAGGCATTTATAAAAAAATTATAAAATGGATACATTAA
- the cyoE gene encoding heme o synthase: MIKYYLYLTKPGIVLGNLMSSAGGFLIASRGAISYSLFITMIVGTALVIASGCVLNNIIDRDIDAVMERTKHRVLVQHGQIFLNQSIFYAVILSIFGFLFLSFTKNVLTIYLSAIGLFIYVGVYSLWMKRRSIYSIMVGSISGAMPPVIGYCAAANQFDAGALMLLIIFSLWQIPHSHSIAILRLNDYKVAFIPTFPIKKGVESTKNHMVVYIIGFIIATILFTVMGYTSYIFLIIISIMNLWWLHMGFYGYRIINHDSLWAKKMFLLSLIIIISLNLLLSLDHILFSTKNILL, translated from the coding sequence ATGATTAAATATTATTTATACTTAACAAAACCAGGAATTGTTTTAGGTAATTTAATGTCATCTGCAGGAGGATTTTTAATCGCATCGCGAGGTGCTATATCTTATTCTTTATTTATCACAATGATTGTAGGAACAGCCTTAGTAATAGCTTCTGGCTGTGTGTTAAATAACATTATTGATCGAGATATTGATGCAGTTATGGAAAGAACTAAACATAGAGTCTTGGTGCAACACGGTCAAATTTTTTTAAATCAAAGTATCTTTTATGCAGTAATATTAAGTATATTTGGATTTTTGTTTTTAAGTTTTACTAAGAATGTTTTGACAATATATTTATCGGCAATAGGTTTATTTATATATGTCGGTGTGTATAGTTTATGGATGAAACGTAGATCTATTTATAGTATAATGGTGGGTAGTATATCAGGAGCGATGCCGCCAGTCATTGGATATTGTGCTGCTGCAAATCAATTTGATGCAGGGGCTTTGATGTTATTAATAATTTTTAGTTTATGGCAAATCCCACATTCTCATTCCATTGCTATTTTACGATTAAATGATTATAAAGTAGCTTTTATTCCAACTTTCCCTATTAAAAAGGGAGTGGAGTCAACTAAGAATCATATGGTTGTTTATATAATTGGATTTATTATAGCAACTATATTATTTACTGTTATGGGGTACACTAGTTATATATTTTTAATAATAATTAGCATTATGAATTTATGGTGGTTACATATGGGATTTTATGGTTATAGAATAATTAATCACGATAGTTTGTGGGCAAAAAAAATGTTTTTATTATCTCTTATCATTATAATATCATTAAATTTGCTTTTATCCTTAGATCATATTTTATTCTCTACAAAAAATATATTACTGTAA
- the ispA gene encoding (2E,6E)-farnesyl diphosphate synthase, producing MLMIDFANELRESHQRVDEAISRYLIMFLKQDVSLLMQAIRYSVLLGGKRLRPFLVYQTGKLFGIRSSNLNAPAAAIECIHAYSLIHDDLPIMDNDKLRRGHPTCHVKFGESIAVLAGDALHTLAFTILSEAHMPTITDQDRLKMIATLASASGANGMCLGQSLDLINKNNKNISATQLETIYQYKTGSLIRAAVRIGALAAGNKSCDDVLSFLDHYATTIGLAFQIQDDIIDISHAYDQKKKHSMQSQHNDVNNTYPKILGLSTARTKAQDLYCESLTSLKYIAKLGYNVNILSAFSRYIIKRNN from the coding sequence ATGCTTATGATTGATTTTGCTAATGAGTTACGTGAAAGCCATCAACGAGTAGACGAAGCTATTAGTCGTTATTTGATTATGTTTCTTAAACAAGATGTATCTCTCCTTATGCAAGCAATACGTTATAGTGTTCTGTTAGGAGGAAAACGGTTACGTCCTTTTTTAGTTTATCAAACAGGTAAATTATTTGGTATTAGATCGTCAAATCTTAATGCTCCAGCAGCAGCCATTGAATGCATACATGCTTATTCTTTAATTCATGATGATTTACCTATTATGGATAATGATAAACTGCGTAGAGGGCATCCAACATGTCATGTCAAATTTGGAGAATCTATTGCTGTTTTAGCAGGTGATGCTCTACATACATTGGCTTTTACCATTCTTTCAGAAGCACATATGCCAACTATCACAGATCAAGATCGTTTAAAAATGATTGCTACATTAGCTTCTGCCAGCGGAGCTAATGGAATGTGCTTAGGTCAGTCTTTAGATTTAATTAATAAAAATAATAAAAATATATCAGCCACACAGTTAGAAACCATATATCAGTACAAAACAGGATCGTTAATTCGAGCTGCAGTTCGCATTGGAGCGTTAGCAGCAGGCAACAAAAGCTGCGACGACGTATTGTCATTTCTAGACCACTATGCTACAACTATAGGTTTAGCTTTTCAAATACAAGACGACATTATAGATATTTCACATGCATATGATCAGAAAAAAAAACACAGTATGCAATCGCAACATAACGATGTCAACAACACTTATCCAAAAATATTAGGATTAAGCACAGCTCGCACTAAAGCTCAAGATTTATATTGTGAGTCATTAACATCTTTAAAATACATTGCGAAATTAGGCTATAACGTTAATATTTTATCTGCATTTTCGCGTTATATTATTAAACGTAACAACTAA